The DNA window TAACGTATTTAAAATAATTCATTGGTCATAAAAAAGGTAAGGCAGCCCGAAAGCCACCTTACCTTTTTCGATAGCACTACTTACTGTTTATCCCAATAAACGCGTGAGATCCAGGTGTCGCCACCTGTCAGGTTACCCAGTGCTGCACGATAACTGTTTGTATTCAACGTGGCTTCGCCGGTTGGATACGGTTGCCGACGCGGAATCTGACCGTTCGAGAAGTTGCCGGTGTAGTTAACCGGCGTCAGTGCCGGATAACCCGACCGCTTCCAGTTGTTCCAGCTTTCCATGAAGTTCATCAACAGGCCCGTCGTTGCCCAGATCTGCTCGTTGATCTGCTTTAGTGCTGTAGAGGCTACCAACGGGTGTGCATCAGCATAGGTCGACGCTGCACTGGCATCTACAGTAACACCGTACCGACTCAACGACTGTACACCGGCAACCAGTCCATTTTTGTAGTGCTGAGCAGCCGTACCACTTACTGCGAAACCACGCGTAGCAGCCTCGGCCAGCAGCAGTTCGGTTTCTGCATACGTCAGGACGAACAGTGGCGCATTACGATTCCGGTACATAGCCGTCGGACGCGAGTAGTTACCAAGTGCAGCTACATCGTTACCTGATCCGGTTGCTCCTGGATAGTTCGGGGCTTTGCTGATATCCGTAGCGCCCCCGTTCAGGTCATAACCATTCGGTAAACCTAGTTGGGCAGATGGCGTCGAGTTCCCGGCAATGTCGGCCGTTTGATTCGTTGCCAGGCCACTGGCAGGGATCTCGGCTACGATACTAAGCCGGGGATCGCTGTTTGCTTTCAGGTAATCGATCATAGTTTTGCTCCAGCGAACCTGGTATATGTCGCCGGGAGTCGTCAGGGCCTGGCCATTGCTGTTACCATAGCCTTTCGAGTTATCAGCCACTACATACGCATCGTCAGCCGTACTGGCGAACACACCACCGGCGGCAGCTTTCTCCGCATATGTTTTTGCCATCGTCGGGTCAGCTTTCGTCATGCGCATAGCCAGCTTCAGCATCAGCGAGTAACCGAACTTTTTCCACTGCGCGATATTACCGCCGTACGCAAACGCATCATTCGTTGGCACATCTCCGCTCGTACTCAGGGCAGCCGTAGCGGCATCAAGCCGGCTCAGTACCGATGCGTAGATGCTCTGCTGTGTGTCATAGGCAGGTGTAGTCGTACCCGCTTTAGCCTGCAACGCCTGGGTGTATGGCACATCGCCGTATACGTCAGAGATGTTAGACACTGTTAGCGCCTGCATGATGACGGCAATGTTATTCAGGTTCGACCGGGAAGCTTGTCCCTTCGTCAGCTGATCCATCTCGTAGGCATAGCTGGCTGCCTGATAGTCCAGGTTCCAGGTACGCTGGAGATAGTCGTTGGTGTTGCTGGAAATAACGTACTTGTCGGCGTTGGTATAATAGTTAACACCACCCGAACTGGTCGACGCCAGCACCTGTACCCAGCCCGCTTGAAACAGAATCGGTCCGTTATAGCCCGAATTGGCGTTAACGTGCGAATATTGAATACTTGGCAGTAACAGGTTTGCATCGAAGCTACCAGCCGTTGCCCGGGTCGGGTCGGTATTTAGTGCATCAAAAGTATCTGTACAGGCAACCTGCAACGCACCGACGAGCAAGGTTGTCGCGATTAAGCGTTTCTTCATTGTCTTCTTATTTAAACTTAATGTTCAGGTTAACACCGTAGTTCCGCGTAGCTGGCAGGTTACCGCCTTCGATACCTGAATAGGTCAGGTTAGATCCAAACGATGCTTCAGGATCAATGTTGGTCGTTTTCTTCATGAAGTAGAATAAGTTCCGGCCAACCAGTGAGATGTTTACAGCCCGAATCAGGGGTACTTTCTCCAGCAGGCGTGTTGGCAGGCTGTAGCCAAATGTCAGCTGACGCATCTTAATGAAGTCGCCATCGACGACACTCACTTTTGTTACGTTGTTAGCCAGCGCCGTGTAGTAATCCTGCGCATTAGCCGCTTTCGTGTTTGCGGCCCCATCAGACGTTACACCCGTCGTGATACCGCCTTCGCGACCGACCAGCGTTGCCTGGTGAAGACCCCGACGGTACGCGTAGTTTTCAGTAGCCGACAGAATCTTGTTGCCATAGTTGTAGTCAACCAGGAACGCCAGGTTGAAGCCACCCAGAATAAATTCGTTATTCAAACCACCATACAAAGTCGGCAGTACCGTACCCATGTTGATCAGATTACCCCGAACAGGAAGACCAGACTGATCAACCACAATCTGACCATTAGACGAGTACTGGTAATCGTATGCCCGAATCTGCGGACCAGCCTGTCCAACAACAAATGCTGTAACTGCATTACCCAGCGTAGCCCGGTTCTGACCCAGGTTAATCGTGTTGTCATTAGCATCGGTGTGCAGTACTTTGTTGTGAACCGACGTCAGGTTAAACGACGTGTTCCAGGTCAGTTTTGAGTTCCGAACGGGTGTACCGTTAATCTGCAACTCTAACCCTCTGTTTTGTACCGAACCCGTTCCAACTACGCCACTTGAATAGCCCGTCGACCAGCTGTAGTTAGCTGGCATAATCTCGTTGTGCGTTTCCTGCGTGTAATAAGCCACATCGAAGCCCAGCCGGTTACCAAAGAACCGCAGTTCAAGGCCCAGTTCCAGTTCGGTTTTTGTGAACGGCTTCAGGAACAGGTTTGGCAACCGGTCAGTGAAGTTACCCGTTGCAACACCATTGATCGAGTTACCAACGCCGTAATAAATACTGGTTCCGTAAGCCGTTGTTGGCTCA is part of the Spirosoma rhododendri genome and encodes:
- a CDS encoding SusD/RagB family nutrient-binding outer membrane lipoprotein — protein: MKKRLIATTLLVGALQVACTDTFDALNTDPTRATAGSFDANLLLPSIQYSHVNANSGYNGPILFQAGWVQVLASTSSGGVNYYTNADKYVISSNTNDYLQRTWNLDYQAASYAYEMDQLTKGQASRSNLNNIAVIMQALTVSNISDVYGDVPYTQALQAKAGTTTPAYDTQQSIYASVLSRLDAATAALSTSGDVPTNDAFAYGGNIAQWKKFGYSLMLKLAMRMTKADPTMAKTYAEKAAAGGVFASTADDAYVVADNSKGYGNSNGQALTTPGDIYQVRWSKTMIDYLKANSDPRLSIVAEIPASGLATNQTADIAGNSTPSAQLGLPNGYDLNGGATDISKAPNYPGATGSGNDVAALGNYSRPTAMYRNRNAPLFVLTYAETELLLAEAATRGFAVSGTAAQHYKNGLVAGVQSLSRYGVTVDASAASTYADAHPLVASTALKQINEQIWATTGLLMNFMESWNNWKRSGYPALTPVNYTGNFSNGQIPRRQPYPTGEATLNTNSYRAALGNLTGGDTWISRVYWDKQ